The DNA region GCACTCGGGTTGGCGCTGACGTTCGGCCAGATGGGCGTCATCAACATGGCGCACGGCGAATTCATCATGGCGGGCTGCTACACCGCCTACCTCACCCAACAGCTCATCTCCGATGCCGGTGCCTCGCTGCTGATCTCGCTGGCCGTCGGATTCGTGGTCGGCGGGCTGCTCGGGGTGCTGCTGGAAACCACGCTGATCCAGCGGATGTACCACCGGCCGCTCGACACGCTCCTGGTGACCTTCGGGGTCGGTTTGATCCTGCAGCAGGTCGCCCGCGACATCTTCGGCGCGCCGGCGGTCAATGTCATTGCGCCGGCGTGGTTGTCGGGTGGCGTGGAGATCTTCGGTGCCGTGGTACCCAAGACCCGGCTGTTCATCCTGCTGCTCGCGATCGTCTGCGTCACCGTGTTGGCCGCCGTGTTGAAGGCCAGCCCGATGGGTCGCCGCATCCGGGCCGTCGTGCAGAACCGCGACCTCGCCGAGACCAGCGGCATCTCATCGCGCCGCACCGATATCACGACGTTCTTCATCGGGTCGGGGTTGGCGAGCGTCGCGGGGGTGGCGTTGACGCTGATCGGCTCTACCAGTCCGACGATCGGGCAGAGCTATCTGATCGACGCCTTCCTGGTGGTGGTGGTCGGCGGACTGGGCCAGATCAAGGGCACCGTGATCGCGGCGTTCGCGCTGGGCTTCCTGAACTCGTTCATCGAGTACAGCACCACCGCGTCGCTGGCCAAGGTGCTGGTATTCGTACTCATCGTGGTGTTTTTGCAGGTCCGCCCGCAGGGCCTGTTCACCGTCCGGACAAGGAGCCTCGCATGAGAACGCTGCTGGGACGCTGGCAGACGTGGGCCGGGTTCGGTGTCGCCGCGGCACTGCTGTTCGGCCTGGCGCCCGTGGTGCTTTCCGATTTCCGACTCAGCATGTTCGCCAAGTTCCTGTGCTTTGCGATCGTCGCGGTCGGCATCGGGCTGGCCTGGGGTCGCGGCGGCATGCT from Mycolicibacterium sp. MU0053 includes:
- the urtB gene encoding urea ABC transporter permease subunit UrtB, whose product is MDVLIGQLATGLSLGSILLLAALGLALTFGQMGVINMAHGEFIMAGCYTAYLTQQLISDAGASLLISLAVGFVVGGLLGVLLETTLIQRMYHRPLDTLLVTFGVGLILQQVARDIFGAPAVNVIAPAWLSGGVEIFGAVVPKTRLFILLLAIVCVTVLAAVLKASPMGRRIRAVVQNRDLAETSGISSRRTDITTFFIGSGLASVAGVALTLIGSTSPTIGQSYLIDAFLVVVVGGLGQIKGTVIAAFALGFLNSFIEYSTTASLAKVLVFVLIVVFLQVRPQGLFTVRTRSLA